The stretch of DNA GCGACCTGCCCGCCCCCGATTGCGTCGAATTCAAAAAGTGGTTCAAGGACGTCTCGCCGCACAGCGCAGTGATGATCTTCCCTGCGGCGTACCTCAACAGCCCGTCATCGATGTTCGGCCACACCCTGCTGCGCATCGACCAGGCTGACGTACAGGCCGACAAGACCTCGTTGCTCAGTTACGCGATCAACTTCGGCGCCTACATCGAAGGCTCCGACAACAGCATCCTCTACGCCTGGAAAGGCTTGATGGGCGGCTACCCGGGGCTGTTCGCGCTGGTGCCCTATCAGGAAAAACTCTCCGAGTACCGCAGCCTGGAAAACCGCGACCTGTGGGAATACCGGCTGAACCTGACGCAAGCAGAAACCGCACGCATGGTCGAGCATGTGTGGGAGTTGAAGCAGATCCAGTTCGACTACTTCTTCTTCGACGAAAACTGCTCGTATCGCCTGCTCGAATTGCTGCAAGTGGCGCGTCCGAGCCTGCGCCTGACTGAACAATTCCCGCTGACCGCCATTCCCACCGACACGGTCAAAGCGGTGAAAGAAGCCGGGCTGGTGGAAAGCATCGAATATCGCCCGTCCCGCGAGCGTGAACTGCTCAGCCGCGCCGAGCCGTTGAGCAGCGACGAACAGCAATGGGTGCTGAAAGTCAGCGCCGATCAGCAGGTGTTGCAGGATCCGACCTTCAAGGCCCTGCCCCGGGATCGCCAAGCGCTGATCATCGATGCTGCGTATCGCCTGGAACGCTACCGTGCCAACGGTCAGGAGCGTGATCCGCAACGGGCGCAACGCAGTTTCGAACTGCTGCGGGCGATCAACAAGAACCCGGCGCCGGAGCTGCAGATTCCACGACCGGGCCTGCCGGAAGACGGCCACGAATCGCGCACCTGGCAGGCCGGCGTCGGCACCCGGGGTGATCGCGCGTTCGGCGAGTACGGCTTGCGCATGGCTTACCACGACCTCAACGACAACGCCGAAAGCTTCCCCCTCGGCGCGCAGATCGAAATCCTGCAGATGAAGCTGCGCCAGTACGAAGGCAACCAGTGGCAGTTCCAGCAACTGGACCTGGCGACCATCCGTTCGCTGACCCCACGCAATGAGCTGCTGCAGCCACTGTCATGGCAAGTCACCGGAGGCCTTGAGCGTGTGCCGGGCAAACACGATGACGAAACCCTGGTCAGCCACGTCAACGGTGGCGGTGGCGGCACCTGGCAACTGGGCGAAGACACGCTCGGCTTTGCCCTCGGCACCGTGCGCATCGAGCACAACAATGACTTCGCCGGGTTCGTCACTCCGGCCGGCGGTTTCAACACCGGCGTGCTGTGGAAAAACCCGCTGGGCAATCTCAGCGTCGAGGCCAAGGGCGATTACTTCACCAACGGCGAAGTACGCCGCAGCCTGAGCCTGAACCAGCAGTGGGAGCTGTCGCGCAATCTGGGTTTGCGCCTGAGTGCGCAGCGTGAGTTCAGTCATGTGGCGACCCCGGAAACCGAGGTAATGCTCGAAGTGAAGTGGTATCACTACTGATCTGCAGCCCAATCAGTAACCCTTGTGGGAGCGGGCTTGCTCGCGAAGGCGTCGTGTCAGGCGATTCAAATGTTGCCTGACACACCGCTTTCGCGAGCAAGCCCGCTCCCACAGGGGTCTCCGGTGTTCAACGAATTACTTACATGTCTTTCACCAACGTCCGACGATTCCGCTTCTAGACTTTCCCTATCAGCCGGGATTCGGCGCGGGAGAGTGCAATGTGGCGGTGTGCGGGACTGTTGGGTGTTTTGCTGTTGCTCGGGGGTTGCCAGACCACCCATGAAGACTTGGTCGCCAAAGGTTATCCACCGGCCTTCGCCGACGGTTTCGATGACGGCTGCGTCAGCGGGCGGCAAGCGGCCGGCTCGATCAGTGGCGAGTTTCGCAAGAATGTGCCGCGCTATCTCAAGGACAAGCAATACGCAGAAGGCTGGACCGA from Pseudomonas sp. P8_229 encodes:
- a CDS encoding DUF4105 domain-containing protein, giving the protein MLKRLAWLALCVCAPLSATPHVDPQRLQQLANDRFWISLGHYETAKLGGWRSYVSDKKFFLAPDGNEHPDHELTATVQALYAPASLGEQHAQCVYPARTRWLKAQLNLSDLPAPDCVEFKKWFKDVSPHSAVMIFPAAYLNSPSSMFGHTLLRIDQADVQADKTSLLSYAINFGAYIEGSDNSILYAWKGLMGGYPGLFALVPYQEKLSEYRSLENRDLWEYRLNLTQAETARMVEHVWELKQIQFDYFFFDENCSYRLLELLQVARPSLRLTEQFPLTAIPTDTVKAVKEAGLVESIEYRPSRERELLSRAEPLSSDEQQWVLKVSADQQVLQDPTFKALPRDRQALIIDAAYRLERYRANGQERDPQRAQRSFELLRAINKNPAPELQIPRPGLPEDGHESRTWQAGVGTRGDRAFGEYGLRMAYHDLNDNAESFPLGAQIEILQMKLRQYEGNQWQFQQLDLATIRSLTPRNELLQPLSWQVTGGLERVPGKHDDETLVSHVNGGGGGTWQLGEDTLGFALGTVRIEHNNDFAGFVTPAGGFNTGVLWKNPLGNLSVEAKGDYFTNGEVRRSLSLNQQWELSRNLGLRLSAQREFSHVATPETEVMLEVKWYHY